A region of the Scatophagus argus isolate fScaArg1 chromosome 6, fScaArg1.pri, whole genome shotgun sequence genome:
ACCTTGCCTTTGCTGACCTCCAGTGGTTGAATCTTTCACCTTGCTGCAGCAATGCAGACATAAGCCAAGGGCGTGAACAGAACGGCTGAATCCAAATGTCCAGACCTCACTGCCCTTGCAGCCTTGCTGTCTTTGCGGCCAAAAATCACAGGCTGAGAGCTGTGCTGGACGGAGTCCGCTCGTGTGCAGGCTAAAGTGATATTATTACCTACAATTCATTGCAATACGAACGAGAACGCATATATGGATCTTATAGGAACCAAAAATACATAAGCACATCCTGATACAGGAACATGTTAAAGTATAGgccataaaaataatcaaaattcaCTCTATTACTGCAGTCTTTCGTGCTGCTCATCAGCAGCTGTGCAGTCTCGTGCCCTCTCAGACTTCACACGATAACAGTGAACATGTCACAGTACCTACAACTGAAGACCGTGAGTCTCGGCTCACAAGTTCAGAGCTGGATGTCTGGATTCATCCTATACTCTGACATCTCTTTTAGGTGTGACTGGTGCAGGTACAGCAGAACACATTTCTGATAACACCCGATATTCACGCTGGGTGTGGCGTCAGGGACAGCAGACTAAATCTTTCATCCAGAAACAAGGCTGTTGAAGATTTTTGGCTTGTGATGACTTACCTATTTGATCCCTCATTTTGATGAAATCATGAAAATCTGTTATCTGTAAAACATTGCCTTTTGCTGGAAATTAACCTCATTTCCCATCATATGCTAATTAAATGTCGCTTGTttcatcaaatcaaaatcaGCCCTATCTGACACATCACGTGTCCTGGAGATGGTACATGGAGTACCAGAAAGAAAGCAgcactgctttgttttgacTTGAGCTCAATACAGTTGTGAGGCCACTTCTGAAAGCTGACAACTGATGCATTTCACAAATGTAGCCtcacagggagaaagagaaagaatgcATTATTTTTTGTCATGCCCTCGCTGGATTCAGTTCTTTTGCTGCCACTCACCTCAGTAAGCTGTGACTGGAGCTCTGCAATTTTTCTCTCGTATAtcatctttctgtctgacaCAATGGCCATTAAGTTAAATCGGATTTCTCCTTCGCTGTACCTGGAGAGGGAGACAATACAATTTTACAAAGCACAGAATCATATACTGTCCTGAAAATCAATGTAATGCAGTATTTGGGAGAAAAATGTTAGTATACACAAACAGAATatcacttttgcttttaaagATTAGAAAATATTGataatgtaattaaaatgtgctttaaaatgtcacagaaagaATTTGCTTaacctaaaataaaaacaaatgtacaaagATAATCACTTTTGTATTCTTTTCTCAATCACTGGGCGAACTGCACTGATCCAGTCATCCTGGCTGCATGAACCTGGTAAAAACATGAGGCAGGAATAAATAATACTGCACGTGTCTGAATATACAGTAACTGAAAGCACAACTGTACCTTgtataaacagacaaaatgagccATGGCCCACGGGACAAAATTCAGCTGTGCACAGCAGGACCTCACAGCGAGAGACTTCAAAACATAAAGCAAgaagacagaaataacaaattttTTGCTTACCCAGGTCAATTGGTCCCTCTCGAAGTCCATCAAGCTCATACAGTCGGCCATTTACAGGAACATAGCTCACAAAGTGAAAGGCGTCCTCGTCCTTTGCTGACGACTTTGCATCAAACTCAAACATTTGCTGTCTGCAAGCACAAACATATGCAATTATAACATCAGAGTCAAAGGTCCTTATTGTGCATGGCATTAACAAATCATGCACATGTTCGGTCTATGAAAAATCCAGCAGTAGGGAGATGggaagcacagagagagagagagaaattacaATACACAAAGCTTAGCCAGTAAACGAATATGTCCTCAGTTCAAAAAAGGCCATCACAGCTCTGAATGTGCTGTAAGTGAAGAgaacttttctttatttcccatTTACTAAATAACAGAATTAACACTGACTAACTAAAATAACTTTTAGGGTGACCAACAAACAGACTAttctcacatttctgtcacaaaaGCAGAACGTGCATTAGCAACTAATGGGCCAAACACAGAGCCTGAATGAAGAGCTAAAAATAACATGAAGCCAATCAAACAGAGCTTCTCCAGCCGGATACGAAACGAACAGGAGCTTACCTGGCAAAGCTGTTGTGAACTTGTCGGATCACTTCAGAGTTGCTAAGAGCCAAACCTTTCATCTGAGGAGAGCAGGAGATGCAGGATTATAATGCTGACAGTGCAACCTTTGCCTTAAAGATGCAGCAGTGTTACGAGGGGCTGTATGGGTCACATTATACATTCATGCACCAGTCATGAatataatatcaataatatcaatataatatataatatcaaTTTGAGcaacatcaaatcaaaatcagCGGTGAGTTTGTTGCTTTTACATCATGCCTTTAAATATATTGGTTCTCTTATCCATTGATTCCAGTCCTGCTTGATTTCACATTAGTTGCTGCCACGTCTAacctgacaaaaataaaaataacacaggaCAACTTCGTCTTAGCAGAGGAGGTCTCTCTACTTTGAGTTTTTCCAAACTAAGGGAAAAGCTGAGCCTCATAAATCAGAGCTGCCTGGTGCTTCTGAATATGTGCGCGACGGACAACTGAGTCATCACGGTTCTGGAGGTAAGAGGATAAAACTGCCAGTGTTAGAGATGGGGAGGGGGTCACTGCATCAAGTTGAGTAGTAAATTATTACTCCTAGAGGGGAAGCAGTTTTAACATCCTTTTGATAAACAAaaatgagtaataataatatttattattagaGTTACAAGCCAAATGCAGATGTCATGTATGTTAAAATGGATGGCTGATAGTCTTCatacaaacaacattttttttggattcaagataataaaaaaaataccacgAACATACAGCAGCATCAAAACTCTGCGAAAACTCTCTGAACTCTGTCAACGTATCGCCGAGCAACATGTCCGAATGGGAGCAGTTGAGCAGAACACTGACTATTGCCTGGGTGGCACAGGCGTTGTTAATGACctgaaaagacacaaataaaatacacaataactGGTAAGGTCAAAGACCAAGAATATGAAAAGGTTATAACTTTAAACTGATTAGTCTCCAAAGCTGCAACATTTACCAATTTTAGGAATGACTAATTTCCAGCAAGTCTGTGTGATGGCAAATAAAGTTTCAAATCTGAAATAAATGCTAAAGatgtgtaaatgaaaagaataacCCAGAATAAGAAGTGGCATCTTTGCACTTTGggtcatttgtgttttgaatttcaCAGAGCCGGTCAAATAAGCAGTTGAGCCATTTGTAGCTACATTCATCATCCAATTTGGCTGAACAATTACAAATGGA
Encoded here:
- the uchl5 gene encoding ubiquitin carboxyl-terminal hydrolase isozyme L5 isoform X2 encodes the protein MDPENFDNLKPVHGLIFLFKWQPGEEPAGSIVQDSRLDHIFFAKQVINNACATQAIVSVLLNCSHSDMLLGDTLTEFREFSQSFDAAMKGLALSNSEVIRQVHNSFARQQMFEFDAKSSAKDEDAFHFVSYVPVNGRLYELDGLREGPIDLGSCSQDDWISAVRPVIEKRIQKYSEGEIRFNLMAIVSDRKMIYERKIAELQSQLTEDEPMDTDQSSTFLSSIQSEITKYQLLIEEENQKLKRYKVENIRRKHNYLPFIMELLKTLAEYQQLIPLVEKAKEKQSAKKAQEAK